TATGGGGCCAATCATCGTGTGTGTTTACTGTTGGAGGAGAGCAACGGGTCCTAACTTTCGGCGGATTTGGAGGGCCAGGAAGGCATTCAAGGAGAAATTGTTCCCTTCTGCTTGATCACAAATCTGGTTTGTTGACAGAAATGATCTGTAAAGAGTCTCCTTCACCACGGATGGGCCATACAGTTACTTCTGTTGGTAATAGCACTTATGTCATTGGaggtaggggtggcccttcagAAATTCTTGATGATGTCTGGGTTTTACAAAGCACTGAGAATACCTGGTTAAGACTGGAGTGCATTGGAAATAACTTCCGTCCAAGGTACAGTTTGGATAAAATGCTTGACCCCCATCCTCCCTTTTTCTTACATTATGTGTGCTTGCAAAATAGAGACTCAAGACATCGGTGGTAGATATGAAATAGCTACAATGttcaaaatatatttttctcaattcttttcatttttttaatgcaACCTCTCAAATGGCAGGAAGTTCCTGCAGTTCACCATAGGTAGAAAAGAGTTGGCCCAATTCTTTCATTGAAGTTCTCTGTCTCCTGATGCAGGCACCGgcatgctgcagctgcagcagcttcaaaaatatatgtctttGGCGGACTTAGTAATGAAGGCATATATTCTTGCATGAATGTATTTGACACGAAAAGTAAGCAATGGAGCatgcttgctgctgctggcgaATGGCCATGTGCTCGGCATTCACATTCTCTGGTGTCTTATGGTTCAAAGCTTTTTATGTTTGGAGGTCATGATGGTCAACAGGCATTGAATGACTTCTACAGTTTTGATACAACTACACTCAGGTGGAACAAGGAAAGCACAAATGGGGGAACTCCGTCACCTAGGTTTTCACATTGCATGTTCATATATAAAAATTATCTTGGGGTACTTGGTGGTTGCCCTATTACTGGAAACAATCAAGAAGTCACATTGCTGAACTTAAAGCATGGAGTCTGGTTTTCTGTTTCCATTCCCATGTTGAGCCAGTGCCTCTGTGTCCGTAGCTCCTCAGTTCTCATTGAAGATGATCTTGTTATTGTAGGTGGTGGTGCATCTTGCTATGCATTTGGGACCAGATTTAATGAACCAATAATAGTTGATCTGCATTCAGTGGAGACTATGTTTAAACTTGACAAGAAGGATGTCACGCTTATACAAAGCTGCGATGCATCATCTACTGTTGACTTTTCAAGAGATGAACAAAGTGGCATCATTGGTCATGCTATGAAATCACAAAATGATGCTCGTTCTGGTGGTTTTACCGATTCAGGCCCTCTTATTCTTCAGCTGGAAAAGAAGTACGCCAAATTAGCAAAGGACAttctgaaaaagtttggatGGTTGGATCTTGCTAGAAAAGTTCGAGTGAGCCATGATAAGAACCATGTTCTCTTTCCTGTTAATGAAGCCTTCAATGTCCTAAACACTGATAAGCATATCAAGATGGAACATGGTGATTTGTGTACCCTTGGAGAACCATTGGCATTTAGTGAAAATAAGCTTGCAGGAGACAACCTATCTCTTGAAAACGCATTAAAAATTCTGTCATCTTGCAATGGTTCCTTTTTGAAAGATGAACTAGCAATCAGCCGAAAGCCTTCCAAGTCTCCTCAAACCATCATGAAAGAACTTGTATCTTTTCTACTGGAAAGTAAAGGAATGTCCTCTCAGTTGTTGGAGCAGCTCCCAGCAAGGTTTGTTTTCTCTGATCATAATATCTATTGCCTTGACGATTATGGCTGCTTGCTTAAGTTTCATTCTGATGTGTAGGTGGGAGACACTTGGTGATATCATCATACTCCCGAAGACATGTTTTAAGGATCCATTGTGGGAATCAGTTAGCGAGGAACTTTGGCCACTAATTGCCAAGTCGCTCGGTACACAACGTCTTGCACGTCAAGTAAGTGCTAGCTGAATTCTTAGTTTCTGTTTTCTATGTTGTTGGAAATGGGAATAATTACCATACCATTTGTGAAGCTGAAACACCTATTTGTGTAgctaaataataaaataataattttagTTGTCCTGATGTTCATCTTAATGTCAATATCTTTTTTGGTGTCTCATCACTGTTTTCAGATCGAAAGTCGAGTCTAGTCGCCTCAGCACTTACTAGGCAGActaatcaagattaatcacAACTAATGAGGTGACTTTCCGACTAATCACGGTTAAAATTAAGTTGCTTCAGTACCGACTAGTAAGACTATTCGCGACTAGTGGATGACTTGAAAACATTGTCTCATGCTTAATTGCATCTCAATGTTAGGTAGTGCTTTTCTAATTGTTTGTGACTTGTGACATGCATGCGGTTATGTTACcaagcattttttttctctaattCTCTTGGGGATTCTCTTCTGTTAAGATAATTTACTCAGTCTTTCCCTTTTTGAGCAGGGTAAAATCATGCCAAATGGTACTAGAGATAGTACACTGGAACTTCTTCTGGGCGATAATGGATGGGTTACCCATCATGAAAATGGCATCCGCTATTCGCTTGATGCAACAAAATGTATGTTTTCTTCTGGCAATCGTTCAGAGAAGCTTCGCATGGGACAGCTAAGCTGTAGAGATGAGGTGGTTGTGGATTTGTTTGCCGGAATCGGATACTTTGTTCTTCCGTTTCTTGTGAAGTATGTTCTCCAGGATAACCCTCCATCTTATGCTTTTTGATTGTACAAAAAGTGCTATTCTAAATCTCTTATTCCTGCAGGGCTAATGCTAAGTTCGTTTATGCATGTGAATGGAATCCACATGCTCTAGAGGCTCTTCGACGCAATGTTCGTGACAACCATGTAGAAGACCGATGTATTATACTTGAAGGAGATAACCGTGTTACTGCACCCAAAGTACGTACTGGACACATTTCATCTTGTGGGCTAATACATGAATTAGGATGGCTCCTGATCTTTGTTTCTTACTGGACTTGAATTAGGGTGTTGCTGATCGAGTTTGTCTCGGATTGTTACCCTCAAGTGAATGCAGCTGGGCCACTGCTGTTAGAGCTTTAAGGTGATTCCTCCATATCAGCAACTGATTGTTTCAATCATGCTTATGCTCTTGTGGGACCGAGTTTATTGTTTCTTTTGCTGTTCCACTAATAGCAGCAGCCTTCAGCAGTAAAGGAGATTTATTATTGTTTGAGTTGGTTTTGTTGAAGAGTCTATTTGTGTTTCAGAGTCAGTTAGGAAATTGAATGTACCTTACCTTTTGGAAAGTTGTAATGTATTTTAATATTGGTTAGTTCATCATACTGAGCTAGGATATTGAGTCATCTAATTTCTATTTTCTAACCCTGTTGCCCTTTTttgaagggcgggcctggtgcagcggtagagcctaccgtctgtaaccggaaggtcctgggttcgagccccagcctctacacatttgtgtgggtaaggcttgaggcttaaagacaacccttccccagaccccgcacagtgcgggaagcctacggcactgggtacgccctttgtTGCCCTTTTTTAATCACCAATCGTACCCACCAGTTTATAAGTGTCCACAACAATTTCCCAGTAAAATATTATTTCAGACGATTCTAAATGTTCTTTAAATTCTGCTTGTCAGCAAACCTAGCTTAGAGGTGCTAGTCTGACATATTATACAGGCCAAGTTTCGCATGTTACCCAGAATAATCGGTTGCATCACTGTTTAGGTTGTCTGCACACTGTTAATGCCTGCATGGTGGTGCTTTCAGTGTGCCAGGCATTGAACAAGCTGAACTGAGTGTCTTGACTCTTGTAGTCTTCTTGTGTTCAAATATTGGAATATGTGGCATCACATGGAAATAAGTTGTCTGTTTTCTTGCGTGTAATATTAAATTGTGGGATAAAGGAAAAAATATGGCAATTCGCTAGGCTGCTATGAGATGCACAACGAACATCTCATGTTCAGATTCTACTCTGTTGCTATGTGTAGGGTTGAAGGAGGCATATTGCATATACACGGGAATGTCAATGACTCAGATGAGACACGGTGGCTGGACAGTGTTGTTGAATCCATCAGTAATATTGCTAAAGCTCATGGTAAAAATGGTGACATGATGTTTTGATCTGTTCCCAACCATGTCTTATTGTTGTTCTCCAAGAGTACTGCATGTGTTAAGTCTCTTTTCTAATATGCCATCCCCTGGCCTGGCCTTTGTATTGCTTGCAGGACTACCTTGGAATATCTCTTTGGACCATGTCGAACGTGTGAAATGGTATGGGCCGCATATTCGACACCTTGTGGTTGATGTTAGATGCCGGCCAATCTAACAAAGCGAACGCCTTGAGAAATCTGTTGTGTACTACTGGGGCCTTGTGATGCTTAGGCACATTGTTGCAGATTGTATGGTACTCCTACAACAGTTTTGTTCATTTACTCTCTTAGTAGCCATCAGGGAGTGTCTGTTGTAACCTTAAAGGCATGCTCATGTTCTTAACGACAATTTGCAACTGCATAGCTACAGCAAAGTTGTGTTCATTTATGGAATGTTTTATGCATCCTTTTGTTTAAAGATAATAATCTATGCTACATCTGGTCATTTTGAAGATAATCTATGTTTTAATGACATATGGAATGTTTTTGCGGTTGTTGATGGCACAACACCGCTGGGTATTCCATTGATTCCGGTAAGAGTCATGGGGCTTtagtaaaaaaaaaatacaagcctattttattttgttttgaagaGGAAAAATATGCATTCACTATATTCTGACCAAGATTTTGTTAGTTGCAGCATTAATGCAGAGTTTTATGTAAGTAGACTAACCAATACATGATGCACGAGATGCAAAGTCTTGCGTATCATACTGCACAGTTACGTACAACTTAATTTTTTTAAGCTTGATTACGAGTGTCTGTCTTGTTGGTTCCATCACGGGCACGGCTTCAATGTTAACATCAAGGACAATAAGACATTGTAGGTCAAACACGAGCGTGCTTTCtataaaaagagagaaaaaacgaGCTTGCTACACGGGAGTATAGTGTTGTGAAACGGTGCCTGTTGGCGTACATGCACCCATTCACTATCGATCTCATCAAAGGCTTAGCAGTTAGTTTTGTATTAGCAGTTAGGCTTGTCACCAAAGGGACATGTCCTTTGGCGTTTCTTCCGAACAGTCGCGTCCGTACGACGTCCGTACGACGCAACCGTTCACTTGTATATATTCCAAAGAGATCAATGAAAACATCGGTTGTTCCCAAATCTTGTTCATTTACCTACACGCTTTAACACGTTATCAGCACCGCTCTACGAGAACATGTAGAGGAGAACGCACTACTCTTAGTTCTGCGCTCTCGAGAGGGAATCCAGAAGGGGATCGAAGTCGCACTGTCGCCGGAACTCGTCGCCCCGCCTCCTCTGCCTCGTTCATGACGATGGCGAGGCTGACAACCGCTGCTCTGCTACGATGGCTGGGCGGCCAGCGGCTACGCCCGCTCCCGGGACCCAAGCCCATGGCCGGTCGGAGACAGCCCCGGCGGCCTCGCTCTCCTAGCGGCGGGTGGCCGGCTGGCACGCGCATGTTGCCGGAGGCAGCCTCGGCGGCCTCGCGCCCTCAGAGGCTGGCTGCCGGCtggctcgcgcccgcgccttgAGCCCGGAGGCAGCCCGCCTGCGGCAGCGATGGCGCTCACGGTCGAAAGACCGAGCGTCGTTTTTCTTTCCCGTGAACTACGTCCGTGGGGGAACGGGAACCAGGGAAGGATAAGATTGTACAGATTTGCATTAAGACCCTTATGTTTTCTGCGAATCATGTAACAATATATACACAAATTAATTATGCATTCTGTTTTATGGTTTAGCCTTGGATTTCTTTTCCCCCGTAAACCATATTACAGACGCTGGAAAGCAAATAACTTTTGCACTGTTATTTCATCCAGTTCTTTGCATAAAATACCATGATGCGTATTATTTACcttagtaaataatatttttgaGACCATGCATCATCAAAAAATTACATCATAATATGTATTTCTATATATGAATTTACCATAGTAAACTCATACATTCCAGATCCTATTTTTCTGGATTTCTTTTTAGTATCGTTCAAAGTGTTTGTCCAAATTGGCAAACCCAACAAAATGATACTATTAGCATTACATGTTCAAAGTGTTTGTTCAAATTAACAAATCCAATAAACATGTGTTCTATTATATGTTCAAAGAGTTTGTTCAAATTAGCAAACCCAATAAACatataatatttttattatGGTATTGTTCAAAGTATTTGTCTCAATATATGGCAAATCCAATAAATAAATATCATCACAAATAACGACCGCTTCTAACGACCATGATTTTGCAATCTATTTATTATTTTGCAATCACTCTTTATTTTAAGCCCAATTATGCTTTAATTAAAACCTCTAGGCACTTAAATAATGAATGCAACATTTTATGTGTATCTTCACAAAAATAATTGTATAACACGCATGTTCTAAAATCATTTTGTTGGCCACTCCACAAGGTAGCACCATAGTTGCTACTGCAGGATCTACACTAAACAATATTTAGTGACTATCCTCAACGTGCGTACCCAACATCACCACTTAGAACATTTGGTCTACATCTTTTTATAAAAGATGACTACCATTAATTCTGCATCCGTATTGGCCACTCTAGCACCATAGTTGCTACTGCAGGATCTACACTAAGCAATACTTAGTGACTATCCTTAACGTGCGTACCCAATACGTTTGCGAATT
This portion of the Panicum virgatum strain AP13 chromosome 2N, P.virgatum_v5, whole genome shotgun sequence genome encodes:
- the LOC120661497 gene encoding tRNA wybutosine-synthesizing protein 2/3/4-like is translated as MDFARRKAAALAALSSPAPDKSPKGGVDAPIAPLLEVLNSHPDLFTTSSCSGRVSVLAQPQEVQGQGAAKSKKKARGGGWVYVSHDPADPDAVVEQLFGLSGSRAAGDELVFRFEPMIVAVECRNAAAAAALVAAAISAGFRESGITSLQKRAMVAIRCSIRMEVPLGQTGELVVYPEYVRYLVRIANSKMKANKKRMGGFLDLLQTKGLSGSSAGSNNCNGSNSQPVDHRASMGREVKIPSRKGAKNIDEYLVTKRRNGGSNCHSDDRGDSEIGKGSLEAQYFVNQNSSWSKGAEHGFGNAKRFTLEKLPENKNYLSTAALKISGEPIEKLFLWGQSSCVFTVGGEQRVLTFGGFGGPGRHSRRNCSLLLDHKSGLLTEMICKESPSPRMGHTVTSVGNSTYVIGGRGGPSEILDDVWVLQSTENTWLRLECIGNNFRPRHRHAAAAAASKIYVFGGLSNEGIYSCMNVFDTKSKQWSMLAAAGEWPCARHSHSLVSYGSKLFMFGGHDGQQALNDFYSFDTTTLRWNKESTNGGTPSPRFSHCMFIYKNYLGVLGGCPITGNNQEVTLLNLKHGVWFSVSIPMLSQCLCVRSSSVLIEDDLVIVGGGASCYAFGTRFNEPIIVDLHSVETMFKLDKKDVTLIQSCDASSTVDFSRDEQSGIIGHAMKSQNDARSGGFTDSGPLILQLEKKYAKLAKDILKKFGWLDLARKVRVSHDKNHVLFPVNEAFNVLNTDKHIKMEHGDLCTLGEPLAFSENKLAGDNLSLENALKILSSCNGSFLKDELAISRKPSKSPQTIMKELVSFLLESKGMSSQLLEQLPARWETLGDIIILPKTCFKDPLWESVSEELWPLIAKSLGTQRLARQGKIMPNGTRDSTLELLLGDNGWVTHHENGIRYSLDATKCMFSSGNRSEKLRMGQLSCRDEVVVDLFAGIGYFVLPFLVKANAKFVYACEWNPHALEALRRNVRDNHVEDRCIILEGDNRVTAPKGVADRVCLGLLPSSECSWATAVRALRVEGGILHIHGNVNDSDETRWLDSVVESISNIAKAHGLPWNISLDHVERVKWYGPHIRHLVVDVRCRPI